The Fodinibius salinus nucleotide sequence TATTGGTGCTGGAAAGTCTTCACTAACGAAGTTGTTGGCAAACCATTTTAGCTGGGAACCATTTTATGAATCAGTGGATAATAATCCTTATCTGTCTGATTTTTATGAGGATATGCGCCGATGGAGTTTTAACCTTCAGATCTATTTTCTTTCTAGCCGATTTCGGCACCAAAAGCAGATGTTGCAAAAAGAGGGGAGGTTTGTGCAGGATCGCACGATTTATGAAGATGTAGAGATTTTTGCTAAAAACCTGCACAACATGGGGCTGATGAGTGACCGCGACTTTGAGAACTACAAAGCTCTTTTCGAAGAGATGACCGATTACCTGCAGCCGCCTAGCTTATTGATTTATATTCGCGCGCAAGTGCCCACGCTAGTAGAACAGATCCAGCAGCGGGGGCGTGAATATGAAAATACTATTCGCATTGAATATCTGGAGCGACTTAATGGTTTGTATGAAGATTGGATTGACAGATACCCCCACCAGAAGCTTATTATTGATACTGATGACCTCGATTTTGTAAATAATGATGAAGACTTAGGACGCATTATAGAGCTTGTTGAGCAGCGGTTATTTGGGTTGTTTAATTGATTGCAGAAATTGACAATTATTCATATTTTTGCAAGCAATTACAGTTATGTCAAAACTTGAGTTTAACATAGTAGAAATACCTGAAGGTGAAAGCCGGAAAACAGTTCGTCTGTCCGGTGATGACCTTGATTTATCACCACATACCTTTGAGGGGGGTGAAGTAGAATTGGTGTTTTATCGCACCCCTCATTTTATTCGGGTCAATTTTGAAGTGGAATCTGAAGTTGCATTGACTTGCGATCGCTCGCTGGAATCGTATATACAGCCGATAGTATCGGAATACGAGGTAGTTTTTAAGGTTGATGTGCGTGAAGAGTCTGAAGATGAAAATGGAGCTGTTCGACGGTTCGATTTTTCTACAAATACCTTGGATGTTGGTGATGAAGTGCGCGATACTATTGCACTGAATATCCCCATTAAAAAATTGCATCCGAAATTCATTGATGAAGATGGCACGCCAAAAGAGTTTGAGACAAAATCGTATGGTGATATTCCGGATGAGGAAGAAGGTGAATCGGAGATGGCAGATTCCAGGTGGGAGAAACTGAAAGAACTTAAGAATTAATATAAATATTATTACTAATTCATAATGGCACAACCAAAACGACAACATTCCAAATCTCGACAAGGTAAACGCCGATCTCATAATAAGATCGGAGAGCCAACACTGGCAGAGTGTAGTAACTGTGGAGCTTTCCACCGTTACCATCACATCTGTAAAGAATGCGGTTTCTATCGTGGCCGGCAAATTATTGATGTAAATTAATAACCGCAGAAAATTTTCCTTTCATGATTATTGCTGTAGATGCTGCGGGGGGCGACCATTATCCCGAAAATCCAGTTAAAGGTTCTATTCAGGCACTTAACGATCGCGATGATCTGACGATCATTCTTGTCGGCCCGGAAGATTCGGTGAACAGCGAGCTTTCAAATTATGAATATGACCAAGAACGACTGTTGGTAGAGGATGCCCCCGAAGTTATTGGGATGGATGAATCTCCGGCACGAGCCGTAAAAACCAAGCAGAATTCATCAATTGTCAAGGGACTAGGGATGCATAAAGCCGGCAAGTGTGCTGGTTTTGTAAGTGCTGGTAACACGGGTGCTCTTTTGGCAGCTTCGACCTTCCTTTTAGGTAAGTTGGAAGGCGTTAGTCGTCCAACAATAGCTGCTGTATATCCCACTGTAAAAGGAGTACGTTTAATGCTGGATGTGGGTGCCAATCTTGAAGTACGTCCAGAAATGTTTTTACAGTTTGCTCGAATGGGTGAAATCTTTACCCGCGAAATTATGGATATTGATGATCCGCAAGTGGGGCTTTTAAATATTGGTGAAGAGCCGGAAAAGGGAACTGATACCTTGAAGGAGGCATTTACTGAATTAAAGTCGCTCCCAAATTTTGTAGGTAACGTTGAAGGACGAGATATTTTTGATGCCGGGGCTGATGTCTTTTTATGTGATGCGTTGGTAGGTAATGTCCTATTAAAATTTGGTGAGTCCATTCCTGCAGCATTAAAAAAGTTTATCAAATCGGGTATAGAGAAATTGGAGTTGGGACCCCAAGAGGCAAAAGCAGTTCAAAAAGTACTTAAGGTTTCTCTTTCTGAATTTGATGCTGACCGTATTGGGGGCGTTCCGTTCCTGGGTGTAGATGGTGTAAGCATGGTTGGACATGGCAGTAGCTCTCCATTGGCTGTAAAAAATATGATATTGAACGCTGTAAAATGCGTTGATCATGATATCAATGAAAAAATTGTAGCATCTCTTAAATAACTTTCTTTTTGAATGGCAGAAATTAATCGAGCAGTAATCACATCCGTAGGTCACTATTTGCCTGAACACCGGTTGACCAATGAAGATCTTGAGCAGATGGTGGAGACCAATGATGAGTGGATCCGCAAACGAACTGGCATTAAAGAGCGAAGAATTTTAAAGGATGATGATAAGGCGACATCATTTATGGGAGCGGAGGCGGCTCGCGAAGCGCTTAATGAGCGTGGAATTTCAGCCGATGAGATTGATACTATCGTCGTAGCTACGGTTACACCGGATTATTTGTTTCCTGCTACGGCGTGCATGGTGCAAGAAAAGATTGGTGCTTCTAATGCCTACGCATTTGATGTATCTGCAGCTTGCTCAGGATTTTTGTATGCACTGACCACCGGAGCCGGTTTTATTGAGTCGGGCAGGGCTGAAAAAGTTTTGGTAATCGGGTCTGACAAAATGAGCTCGATCGTTGACTATACCGACCGTTCTACTTGTATCTTATTTGGCGATGGCGCTGGAGCGGTATTGCTGGAGGCATCAGAAGATGAAACTGGAATTATCGATTATATTCATCACACCGAAGGAGATACTGATCTGGCATTATATCAGCCGGCAGGGGGTAGTTTAAATCCTGCGAGTGAACAGACGGTAGCTGATGGGTTGCACTATGCCAAACAGGATGGACGAAAGGTTTTTAAAAAAGCAACGGTGGGTATGGCCGATGTTTGTGAAGAAATTATGGAGGAACATCAACTTACCGCAGATGATATCGATTGGCTGGTGCCGCATCAGGCGAACAAAAGAATTATTGATGTTACCGCCAACCGCATTAATTTGGATGAAGATAAAGTAATGATAAATATTGATCGCTATGGTAATACAACCGCGGGCACGATTCCGCTTTGCCTGTACGATTGGAAAGAGGAACTTAGCCACGGAGATAAGCTTATTCTTGCAGCTTTTGGCGGTGGTTATACATGGGGATCAATTTATCTGAAGTGGGGGATCAAATAATGAGTACAGCATATTTATTTCCGGGACAAGGTGCACAATTTGTAGGAATGGGAGAGTCTCACTACCAGGAGAATGAGGTTTTTGCATCACTGGTAGATCGTGCCAATGAGATTCTTGGTTTTGACCTTAAGCAGATTATGTTCGAAGGTCCCGAGGAAAAGCTAAAGCAGACTGAATTTACGCAACCCGCTATCTTTTTACACTCAGTGGCCCGTTTTCAGATGCTTGATGCACATCCTGATATGGTGGCAGGACACAGCTTAGGAGAGTTTTCTGCTCTCGTGGCATGCGGAGCTATATCTTTTGAAGATGCATTGCAGATCGTCCGCCGCCGAGGTGAACTTATGCAACAGGCCGGTGAAGAAAATCCCGGTACAATGGCAGCGGTGATTGGTATGGATGACGAAGTGGTAGAAGAAAAATGCCGTGAAGCTACCGAGGCTATAGGAGAAGAAGTGATTGCTGCTAACTATAACTGTCCGGGCCAGATTGTAATATCGGGTAATATTGAGGCGGTAAAGAAAGCTGTTTCTCTTTTAAAAGACGAAGGTTGTCGATTAGCAAAAATGTTGCCAGTGAGTGGTGCTTTTCACTCATCACTGATGCAATCCGCTTATGATGGGCTTGAGGAAAGCCTGGGATCGCTTGATATAGCAGAACCTGATTGTCCTATTTACAGTAATTATACAGCACGGCCAACAGAAGATCCCGAAGAAATTCGAAGTAATGTATTAAATCAGCTTTTAAATCCCGTAAGATGGACACAGACGCTCCAGATCATGCATCAGCACGGGGCTGAGTCTTTTGTAGAAGTGGGGCCCGGGAAGGTGCTTCAGGGATTAGTCAAGCGTACGCTTGATAATGTAGAAATTAACGGATATCAATAATTACTTAACGTGTTTAGACTATGAGTTTATCACTTGAAGGTAAAACAGCACTAGTCACCGGCGGTAGCAGAGGTATTGGACGGTCTATTGCTCTTATGCTCGCAGAGTATGGAGCTGATGTAGCCCTGACGTATCACAGTTCAACAGATGCTGCCAATGAGGTTAAAGAAGAAATTGAAGACCTTGGTCGAAATGCCAAAGCGATTCAGGCTGATGCTGTTGATCTTGATCGTGCCGATGAGGTTGTTTCCGCAATTACTGATGACTGGGAAAAACTCGATATTCTGGTTAACAATGCCGGTATTACTAAGGATAACCTCATTCTGAGAATGAATGAGGAGCAGTGGGATCAGGTAATAGAAACTAATTTGAAAAGTATTTTTAATTACAGCAAGGCAGTTGCCAAGCCGATGATGCGCAACCGAGGCGGTTCCATTGTTAACATTAGTTCTGTTGTTGGTATTTCAGGAAATGCAGGGCAGAGTAATTATGCCGCATCCAAGGCCGGTATTATTGGATTTACGAAGTCGTACGCTAAAGAATTGGCCTCAAGAAATATTCGAGCCAATGTGGTAGCTCCCGGATATATTGTAACCGAAATGACCGATGAGCTTGATGAGGATCTTTTGGATGCTATTAAGGAGGATACACCGTTGGATCGGGCCGGTGAAGCTGAAGAAGTAGCGGCTACCGTGTTATTTCTATCCTCCGATTTAAGTTCTTACATTACCGGCGAAGTATTGCGCGTTGATGGCGGTATGGCAATGTAAGCTATTGTAAAGCGTATCAATGCATTGTAACTTACATAAGTGTGTTTTTTTATAATTAAATTGTATCTTCTGCTGATGATTATCAAAGTAGAAAATACATTGTTCTCATAAACTCGAAAATAAGCTAAATAACAATTATGTCACAAGACGTAGAAGCTAAGGTAAAAAATATCATCGTTGACAAATTAGGCGTTGATGAATCTGAAGTTACTCACGAAGCTAATTTTACAAATGATTTAGGTGCTGATTCACTTGATACTGTAGAACTCATTATGGAGTTTGAAAAAGAATTTGATATCAGTATTCCTGATGAAGATGCCGAAAATATTGCCACGGTAGGTAACGCAGTAGAATATCTGCAAGAGCAAGTATAATAACTATTTACGCTAAAAAACTTTAGCATGTCGAAACAACGCAGAGTTGTCATTACCGGAATTGGTGCCCTTACCCCTGTAGGTAAGACGGCACCAGATTTCTGGAATGGACTGATTTCAGGAAAGAGCGGCGCCCAACCGATAGAACATTTCGATACTTCAGAGTTTCCTACAAAGTTTGCGGCCCAAATTGATGGTTACGATCCCGAAGATTATTTCGATCGTAAAGAGGCTCGCCGCATGGATAAAGTATGTCAGTACGCACTTATCGCGGCTGAAGAAGCCATTGAGGATACAGGGCTAATGCTTGACGAAATCAATAAAGATAATGTGGCCGTAATTGTGGGAACCGGAATTGGAGGAATGATTACCTTCTATGAACAATCGGTAGCTCTACATGAGCATGGTCCCAAAGGGGTTTCGCCGTTCTTTATCCCTAAGCTTATTCCCGACATGGTAGCGGGACAAATTTCTATTAAATATGGGTTTAAAGGTCCCAATTTTTGTGCAGTCTCTGCATGTGCAACAGGATCTCATAACATTGCCCTGGCATATGATGCTATTCGTAACGGACAGTGTGATATGGCTGTTTCGGGCGGATCAGAAGCACCGGTATCAAAAGTAGGTGTTGCTGGTTTTAATTCCATGCGTGCCATGTCAACTCGTAACGATGACCCCAAGGCAGCATCACGACCGTTTGATAAAGATCGCGACGGTTTTGTGTTGGGTGAAGGTTCTGCTATTCTCTTTCTTGAAGAGTACGAGCGAGCGAAAGAACGTGGTGCTCAAATTTATGGTGAGATTGTAGGTTATGGATTTTCGGGTGATGCCCATCATATTACAGCTCCTGATCCGGATGGGGAAGGGGTCATTCTAGCCATAAACAGAGCATTGGATTCAGCAGAAATTGAGCCCGAAGAAGTTGATCACATCAATATGCATGGAACATCAACACCGCTAGGTGATATTGCCGAGACCAACTCTATTAAAAAAGTTTTCGGCGATCATGCGTACGAGATTAGTCACAACTCAACAAAATCGATGACGGGGCATTCTCTTGGTGCTGCTGGAGCGATGGAGGCGT carries:
- the fabD gene encoding ACP S-malonyltransferase, which gives rise to MSTAYLFPGQGAQFVGMGESHYQENEVFASLVDRANEILGFDLKQIMFEGPEEKLKQTEFTQPAIFLHSVARFQMLDAHPDMVAGHSLGEFSALVACGAISFEDALQIVRRRGELMQQAGEENPGTMAAVIGMDDEVVEEKCREATEAIGEEVIAANYNCPGQIVISGNIEAVKKAVSLLKDEGCRLAKMLPVSGAFHSSLMQSAYDGLEESLGSLDIAEPDCPIYSNYTARPTEDPEEIRSNVLNQLLNPVRWTQTLQIMHQHGAESFVEVGPGKVLQGLVKRTLDNVEINGYQ
- the fabF gene encoding beta-ketoacyl-ACP synthase II; this encodes MSKQRRVVITGIGALTPVGKTAPDFWNGLISGKSGAQPIEHFDTSEFPTKFAAQIDGYDPEDYFDRKEARRMDKVCQYALIAAEEAIEDTGLMLDEINKDNVAVIVGTGIGGMITFYEQSVALHEHGPKGVSPFFIPKLIPDMVAGQISIKYGFKGPNFCAVSACATGSHNIALAYDAIRNGQCDMAVSGGSEAPVSKVGVAGFNSMRAMSTRNDDPKAASRPFDKDRDGFVLGEGSAILFLEEYERAKERGAQIYGEIVGYGFSGDAHHITAPDPDGEGVILAINRALDSAEIEPEEVDHINMHGTSTPLGDIAETNSIKKVFGDHAYEISHNSTKSMTGHSLGAAGAMEALAAMLTTYHGTIPPTINFETPDPECDLDYTFNESTVRDVKYALNNAFGFGGHNTSLVFKKFDE
- a CDS encoding beta-ketoacyl-ACP synthase III translates to MAEINRAVITSVGHYLPEHRLTNEDLEQMVETNDEWIRKRTGIKERRILKDDDKATSFMGAEAAREALNERGISADEIDTIVVATVTPDYLFPATACMVQEKIGASNAYAFDVSAACSGFLYALTTGAGFIESGRAEKVLVIGSDKMSSIVDYTDRSTCILFGDGAGAVLLEASEDETGIIDYIHHTEGDTDLALYQPAGGSLNPASEQTVADGLHYAKQDGRKVFKKATVGMADVCEEIMEEHQLTADDIDWLVPHQANKRIIDVTANRINLDEDKVMINIDRYGNTTAGTIPLCLYDWKEELSHGDKLILAAFGGGYTWGSIYLKWGIK
- the rpmF gene encoding 50S ribosomal protein L32, which translates into the protein MAQPKRQHSKSRQGKRRSHNKIGEPTLAECSNCGAFHRYHHICKECGFYRGRQIIDVN
- a CDS encoding acyl carrier protein; the protein is MSQDVEAKVKNIIVDKLGVDESEVTHEANFTNDLGADSLDTVELIMEFEKEFDISIPDEDAENIATVGNAVEYLQEQV
- a CDS encoding YceD family protein, with amino-acid sequence MSKLEFNIVEIPEGESRKTVRLSGDDLDLSPHTFEGGEVELVFYRTPHFIRVNFEVESEVALTCDRSLESYIQPIVSEYEVVFKVDVREESEDENGAVRRFDFSTNTLDVGDEVRDTIALNIPIKKLHPKFIDEDGTPKEFETKSYGDIPDEEEGESEMADSRWEKLKELKN
- the plsX gene encoding phosphate acyltransferase PlsX — translated: MIIAVDAAGGDHYPENPVKGSIQALNDRDDLTIILVGPEDSVNSELSNYEYDQERLLVEDAPEVIGMDESPARAVKTKQNSSIVKGLGMHKAGKCAGFVSAGNTGALLAASTFLLGKLEGVSRPTIAAVYPTVKGVRLMLDVGANLEVRPEMFLQFARMGEIFTREIMDIDDPQVGLLNIGEEPEKGTDTLKEAFTELKSLPNFVGNVEGRDIFDAGADVFLCDALVGNVLLKFGESIPAALKKFIKSGIEKLELGPQEAKAVQKVLKVSLSEFDADRIGGVPFLGVDGVSMVGHGSSSPLAVKNMILNAVKCVDHDINEKIVASLK
- the fabG gene encoding 3-oxoacyl-[acyl-carrier-protein] reductase, which produces MSLSLEGKTALVTGGSRGIGRSIALMLAEYGADVALTYHSSTDAANEVKEEIEDLGRNAKAIQADAVDLDRADEVVSAITDDWEKLDILVNNAGITKDNLILRMNEEQWDQVIETNLKSIFNYSKAVAKPMMRNRGGSIVNISSVVGISGNAGQSNYAASKAGIIGFTKSYAKELASRNIRANVVAPGYIVTEMTDELDEDLLDAIKEDTPLDRAGEAEEVAATVLFLSSDLSSYITGEVLRVDGGMAM
- a CDS encoding deoxynucleoside kinase, encoding MSKSNKNEQDIEQDSDNLKFIAVAGNIGAGKSSLTKLLANHFSWEPFYESVDNNPYLSDFYEDMRRWSFNLQIYFLSSRFRHQKQMLQKEGRFVQDRTIYEDVEIFAKNLHNMGLMSDRDFENYKALFEEMTDYLQPPSLLIYIRAQVPTLVEQIQQRGREYENTIRIEYLERLNGLYEDWIDRYPHQKLIIDTDDLDFVNNDEDLGRIIELVEQRLFGLFN